Proteins co-encoded in one Arachis hypogaea cultivar Tifrunner chromosome 11, arahy.Tifrunner.gnm2.J5K5, whole genome shotgun sequence genomic window:
- the LOC112720751 gene encoding expansin-like B1, with amino-acid sequence MEFSLKHQVGLMYVILLLPSLCSSQDSFTDSRATYYGSPDCYGNPRGACGFGEYGRTVNDGSVAAVSRLWRNGTGCGACYQARCKLEQYCDEEGTYVVVTDYGEGDRTDFILSPRAYKKLGRNDEAAAELFKYGVVDIEYRRVPCRYEGYNIVFKVHERSKNPEYFAVVILYVNGAYDVTAVQLWQEDCQEWTEMRRVYGAVFDYANPPSGEINLRFQVSGSAGIYWVQSQNAIPSDWTAGAAYDSQVQLT; translated from the exons ATGGAATTTAGTTTAAAGCACCAAGTTGGGCTTATGTATGTCATATTACTCTTACCTTCGCTATGTAGCTCACAGGATTCTTTCACTGATTCCAGAGCAACCTATTATGGCAGCCCTGATTGTTATGGCAATCCAA ggGGAGCTTGTGGCTTTGGAGAATATGGAAGGACGGTCAATGATGGCAGTGTTGCAGCGGTGTCTAGGCTATGGAGGAATGGAACTGGCTGTGGTGCATGCTACCAG GCAAGGTGCAAATTAGAGCAATACTGCGACGAGGAGGGAACCTACGTGGTGGTAACAGACTACGGCGAAGGAGACAGAACAGACTTCATTTTGAGCCCACGCGCCTACAAGAAGTTGGGACGAAACGATGAAGCTGCAGCAGAGCTATTCAAATATGGTGTGGTTGACATTGAATACCGAAGGGTCCCTTGCAGATATGAAGGCTACAACATTGTCTTTAAGGTCCATGAACGAAGCAAGAATCCTGAATACTTTGCTGTTGTCATTCTCTATGTTAATGGTGCTTATGATGTAACTGCTGTTCAGTTGTGGCAG GAAGATTGCCAAGAATGGACAGAAATGAGGAGGGTTTATGGGGCAGTGTTTGATTATGCCAACCCACCAAGTGGTGAAATCAATTTGAGGTTCCAAGTGAGTGGCAGTGCAGGTATCTATTGGGTGCAATCCCAGAATGCTATTCCTAGTGATTGGACTGCTGGAGCTGCTTATGATTCACAGGTTCagcttacttaa
- the LOC112721289 gene encoding uncharacterized protein gives MEKRKFEEEAYGGEAPAQEAESPNPIQAAVPTTTGDKGKRRAVVATQIGSYFKERTTPGSQPTLRSVLASKEIVHKAKLGLAKWIVDARIPFNAIQSPYFQPALDGVAAIGPGFKGPSYDEMRVHLLADLKRECQLLVEKYCTLMADGWTDQRQRTLINFLVYCPAGMSFVKTVDASDVIKTANALFNLFADVIEWVGPSNIVHVVTDNTANYVSAGKLIHEKYPNIFWSPCAAHCINLILKDIAKKKSWTEIVRPGVTRFATVFITLKSIYDRKEDLQSLMVDKYFTSHKLSKSANGKIVSSIVLDSKFWQDCLTTVKIVGHLIKLLRLVDADEKPSLGIVYEGMQRAKNAIKTMFRNRKAAYMPYTSILKMRWDKHLKRDLHAAAYFLNPGIFYSEGFVEEANVLRSLLDLLDVEILCDDSVAAMQEIQLYRDCKESFGRESAKRAASRLEPGEWWRLHGGSAPKLQKMARRNRLEHQRLNDIVYVTYNLRLQSRLHRKKRNYDPIDIQSIDTVDFWVMEDEDDPEFTNGDVEGIESLIYTDNAMPSYPNIEVDMLDVVIESSNTSFGGISEDAGFGLPVYDGDIRTLNDDYDF, from the exons atggaGAAAAGAAAATTTGAGGAGGAGGCTTATGGTGGGGAAGCACCTGCACAAGAGGCTGAATCGCCTAACCCTATACAAGCTGCTGTTCCTACAACAACGGGAGACAAAGGAAAGAGAAGAGCTGTAGTAGCTACACAAATTGGAAGTTACTTTAAAGAAAGAACTACTCCAGGATCTCAACCGACTTTGAGAAGTGTTTTGGCTAGTAAAGAAATTGTGCACAAGGCTAAGTTGGGACTTGCCAAATGGATTGTTGATGCACGTATTCCTTTCAATGCAATTCAATCACCTTACTTTCAACCTGCATTGGATGGTGTTGCTGCAATTGGACCTGGGTTTAAGGGACCGTCATATGATGAAATGAGAGTTCATTTGCTGGCTGATCTTAAGAGAGAGTGTCAGTTGCTGGTTGAAAAGTATTGTACACTGATGGCAGATGGGTGGACTGATCAAAGGCAACGAACTTTAATTAACTTTCTAGTTTATTGTCCTGCTGGTATGTCATTTGTTAAGACTGTTGATGCTTCTGATGTGATAAAAACTGCCAATGCATTGTTTAATTTGTTTGCTGATGTTATTGAGTGGGTTGGGCCTAGTAACATTGTGCATGTGGTCACTGATAATACTGCTAATTATGTATCTGCTGGAAAACTTATTCATGAAAAATACCCAAATATATTTTGGTCTCCTTGTGCTGCCCATTGTATCAATCTTATTTTGAAAGATATTGCAA aaaaaaaaagttggaCAGAAATTGTTCGACCAGGAGTCACACGTTTTGCCACTGTTTTCATTACTTTGAAAAGTATATATGATCGCAAGGAAGATTTGCAGTCATTGATGGTAGACAAATATTTTACTTCTCATAAGTTATCCAAAAGTGCTAATGGAAAGATTGTTAGCTCAATTGTCTTGGACAGTAAGTTTTGGCAAGACTGTCTTACCACTGTGAAAATTGTTGGTCATCTTATTAAGTTGTTGAGGCTTGTTGATGCTGATGAAAAACCCTCTTTGGGAATCGTGTATGAAGGCATGCAAAGAGCAAAAAATGCTATCAAGACCATGTTCAGAAATCGGAAAGCTGCTTATATGCCATACACGAGTATCTTGAAAATGAGGTGGGATAAGCATTTGAAGCGTGATCTCCATGCGGCAGCGTACTTTTTAAATCCGGGCATTTTCTACAGTGAGGGTTTTGTTGAGGAGGCAAATGTTTTGAGATctttacttgatttgcttgatgtTGAAATACTTTGTGATGACTCAGTTGCTGCAATGCAAGAGATACAACTGTATCGAGATTGTAAAGAAagttttgggagggaaagtgctaAGAGAGCAGCATCAAGACTCGAACCTG GTGAATGGTGGAGGCTACACGGTGGGAGTGCTCCTAAATTGCAAAAAATGGCA AGGAGGAACCGATTAGAGCATCAAAGGCTAAATGACATTGTTTATGTCACCTATAACCTACGCCTTCAATCTAGGTTGCATCGAAAGAAGAGGAATTATGACCCAATTGACATTCAAAGCATTGACACAGTAGATTTTTGGGTGATGGAAGATGAGGATGATCCTGAATTTACTAATGGAGATGTTGAAGGCATTGAAAGTTTAATATACACTGATAATGCTATGCCTTCGTATCCTAATA TTGAAGTGGATATGCTTGATGTTGTAATTGAATCCTCAAATACTTCTTTTGGTGGTATTTCTGAAGATGCTGGCTTTGGATTACCTGTTTATGATGGAGACATCAGAACACTTAATGATGATTATGACTTCTGA